GTCCTCCGGGGCGAATCGTCGGCGGCGAGATAGAATTTCAGGGCCGGAATCTGCTGGAAGCCTCCGAGGACGAGATGCGCTCTGTCCGGGGTGGAAAAATCTCCATGATCTTTCAGGATCCCATGACGTCGCTCAACCCCGTGATCACGGTTGACGAACAGATCGCCGAGATGATTCTGCTTCACAACGACGTGGACAAAAAGAAGGCTCTGGAGATGGCTGTCGACATGCTGGAGGTCGTGGGTATCCGGGCCGAGCGGGCTCACGAATACCCACATCAGTTTTCCGGCGGAATGAAGCAGCGGGTCGTCATTGCCATCGCACTGGCCTGCAATCCGGCGTTGCTCATCGCCGATGAGCCCACGACGGCTTTGGACGTCACGATTCAGGCTCAGGTTCTGGAGCTCATGAAAGACCTCAAGAGAAAATTCAACACGGCGCTTATCATGATCACTCACGACCTGGGGGTTGTGGCCGATATCTGCGAGAAGGTCGCCATCATGTACGCCGGCTCCGTGGTGGAATACGCTCACAAACGCCCCCTGTACACGACGCCCCTGCATCCGTATACAGTGGGTCTCTTCAACTCCATACCGGACGTTGACGACGACGAAGAATACCTCAAGGTCATACCGGGGCTCACGCCGGATCCCACGTCCCTGCCGTCGGGCTGTCCCTTTCATCCACGTTGCGAAAAAGTCATGGATCGATGCCGAAGCGAACGTCCCCGGTGGACGGAAGCCGAATCAGGGCACTTTGTGGCCTGTTTCCTGCATCAGAAAGACTAGGAGGATCCCGTCATGGCTGAAACCGGAACCAAACTCATCGAAGTGACGAACCTCAAAAAATACTTTAAAACCAAAAAAGGCATGCTCCACGCCGTCGACAACCTCAGCTTCTACATCGACAAGGGCGAAACCCTTGGCCTTGTGGGTGAATCCGGTTGTGGCAAATCCACAACCGGTCGGGTTCTCATCCGTCTGCTGGAGGCTACGGGAGGACAGGTGATCATGGATGGTCAGGATGTCCTCGCGGCGTCTCC
The genomic region above belongs to Dethiosulfovibrio peptidovorans and contains:
- a CDS encoding dipeptide/oligopeptide/nickel ABC transporter ATP-binding protein yields the protein MNDNILLDIRDLTVHYTTEEGIVRAVEGLNLRLEPGDSLGFVGETGAGKTTTALSVMGLIPSPPGRIVGGEIEFQGRNLLEASEDEMRSVRGGKISMIFQDPMTSLNPVITVDEQIAEMILLHNDVDKKKALEMAVDMLEVVGIRAERAHEYPHQFSGGMKQRVVIAIALACNPALLIADEPTTALDVTIQAQVLELMKDLKRKFNTALIMITHDLGVVADICEKVAIMYAGSVVEYAHKRPLYTTPLHPYTVGLFNSIPDVDDDEEYLKVIPGLTPDPTSLPSGCPFHPRCEKVMDRCRSERPRWTEAESGHFVACFLHQKD